The following proteins come from a genomic window of Cryptosporangium minutisporangium:
- a CDS encoding GNAT family N-acetyltransferase → MPPPVEAQVIARAFHDDPMFTFIEPAADRRRRVLPWFFRSALRLGAQRGRVDVDPGRAAVIWLPPGTSLGPGAMLRSGLALAPVRLGPASFRRFLRLTSAFERAAAPVHGTTFWHLFILGVDPADQGRGIGARLVAPVLAQADAAQQLCYLETLSERNLAFYQRLGFTVAGHVTDAGLPEFWMMTRRPRSSDAD, encoded by the coding sequence ATGCCGCCACCCGTCGAGGCGCAGGTCATCGCCCGTGCGTTCCACGACGATCCGATGTTCACGTTCATCGAGCCGGCGGCCGACCGACGGCGACGCGTGCTGCCCTGGTTCTTCCGCTCCGCGCTCCGGCTGGGCGCTCAGCGCGGCCGGGTGGACGTCGATCCCGGCCGCGCCGCGGTGATCTGGTTGCCGCCGGGAACGTCCCTCGGCCCCGGCGCGATGCTGCGATCCGGCCTCGCGCTGGCGCCCGTGCGCCTGGGCCCGGCGTCCTTCCGCCGATTTCTCCGGCTCACCTCGGCCTTCGAGAGAGCGGCCGCGCCGGTGCACGGAACGACGTTCTGGCACCTGTTCATCCTCGGCGTGGACCCGGCCGACCAAGGCCGCGGTATCGGCGCGCGGCTCGTCGCCCCGGTCCTCGCCCAGGCCGACGCCGCGCAGCAACTGTGCTATCTGGAGACGCTCAGCGAGCGGAATCTCGCGTTCTACCAGCGCCTCGGATTCACCGTGGCCGGACACGTCACCGACGCCGGCCTGCCGGAATTCTGGATGATGACCCGCCGACCGCGCAGTAGCGACGCCGACTGA
- a CDS encoding organic hydroperoxide resistance protein, which translates to MSQALYTADAHVVGGRSGRGRTSDGRLEVELEQPKELGGSGEGTNPEQLFAVGYAACFASTISLVGQGLGVDADDVQIDSSVSLIALDGDRFGLGVELQVALPSVPGERAVELVRAAHRACPYSNATRGNVDVTLVVNGARL; encoded by the coding sequence ATGAGCCAGGCGCTCTACACGGCGGACGCGCACGTCGTCGGGGGACGGAGCGGTCGCGGGCGCACGTCCGACGGACGGCTCGAGGTGGAGCTGGAGCAGCCCAAGGAGCTGGGCGGGAGCGGCGAGGGCACCAACCCCGAGCAGCTCTTCGCCGTCGGGTACGCCGCCTGTTTCGCCTCGACCATCTCCCTGGTCGGGCAGGGCCTCGGCGTCGACGCGGACGACGTGCAGATCGACTCGTCGGTCTCGCTGATCGCGCTCGACGGCGATCGGTTCGGGCTCGGCGTCGAGCTGCAGGTTGCGCTGCCGTCGGTTCCCGGCGAGCGCGCCGTCGAACTGGTCCGGGCGGCGCACAGGGCGTGTCCGTACTCCAACGCCACCCGCGGCAACGTGGACGTGACGCTGGTGGTCAACGGCGCGCGACTGTGA
- a CDS encoding YciI family protein — MQYLVSVIHDQPTLATPEEEIATTAFNERLKADGHWVFAGGLASPSAATVVDHRGEEAMFTDGPYLESKEYLAGFWVLEAPDLDVALALAAEGSKHCNRKVEVRPFR, encoded by the coding sequence ATGCAGTATCTGGTTTCCGTGATCCACGACCAACCCACGTTGGCCACCCCGGAGGAGGAGATCGCGACGACCGCTTTCAACGAGCGGCTGAAGGCCGACGGCCACTGGGTCTTCGCCGGTGGCCTCGCCTCGCCCAGCGCGGCCACCGTCGTCGATCACCGAGGGGAGGAGGCGATGTTCACCGACGGCCCCTACCTGGAGTCGAAGGAGTACCTCGCCGGCTTCTGGGTCCTCGAGGCCCCTGACCTCGACGTCGCGCTCGCGCTCGCCGCCGAGGGATCGAAGCACTGCAACCGGAAGGTCGAGGTACGGCCGTTCCGATGA
- a CDS encoding TIGR02452 family protein translates to MSSRLRAIARETVEIIERGNYRTPDGEVVLGEQVARAVEATRLYLPEESVTVAAPVSAVSPRVQVTNESSLAAARRLGGAVACLVFASARNPGGGFLNGAQAQEESLARSSALYPCLRAADEFYAYHRSHPELTYSDRVIYSPAVPVFRDDDARLLADPFPVSFLTAAAPNRGAMARTQPEYLPDLRAVLTRRATRILAIAAAHGHRRIVLGAWGCGVFGNDPAEVATAFAAALRAQPWFDDVVFAVLDRQADAPTFTAFARVHGAVSPPGTATAQR, encoded by the coding sequence GTGAGTAGCCGGCTGCGGGCGATCGCCCGCGAGACAGTGGAGATCATCGAGCGCGGGAACTACCGGACACCCGACGGTGAGGTGGTCCTCGGTGAGCAGGTCGCCCGAGCGGTGGAGGCAACCCGCCTGTACCTGCCGGAGGAATCGGTGACCGTGGCCGCGCCGGTCTCCGCCGTCAGTCCGAGAGTTCAGGTCACGAACGAGTCGAGTCTCGCGGCCGCCCGTCGGCTCGGGGGCGCGGTGGCGTGTCTGGTGTTCGCGTCCGCGCGGAACCCCGGCGGGGGTTTCCTGAACGGCGCGCAGGCGCAGGAGGAGAGCCTGGCCCGCAGTTCGGCGCTCTACCCCTGCCTCCGCGCGGCCGACGAATTCTACGCCTATCACCGTTCCCACCCCGAACTCACCTACAGCGACCGGGTCATCTACTCACCGGCCGTGCCGGTGTTCCGGGACGACGACGCGCGTCTGCTCGCTGATCCGTTTCCGGTGTCCTTCCTGACCGCCGCGGCTCCCAACCGCGGCGCGATGGCGCGTACCCAGCCCGAGTACCTTCCCGATCTCCGGGCCGTACTGACCCGGCGCGCCACCCGGATCCTGGCGATCGCCGCCGCGCACGGCCACCGCCGGATCGTGCTCGGCGCGTGGGGCTGCGGAGTGTTCGGCAACGACCCCGCCGAGGTCGCGACCGCCTTCGCGGCCGCCCTACGAGCACAGCCCTGGTTCGACGACGTGGTGTTCGCCGTCCTCGACCGCCAGGCGGACGCCCCGACCTTCACCGCGTTCGCCCGCGTCCACGGTGCGGTGAGCCCGCCCGGAACCGCCACCGCACAGCGGTAG
- a CDS encoding RNA polymerase sigma factor, translated as MSAIDVQDAITRAHHEEWARVVAGLARRFGDLDIAEEAAAEAFVIAVERWPTDGVPPNPGAWLTTTANRKAIDRIRRESKRDDKHREARMVSDDDPLEPLGAVEDERLRLLFTCCHPALGREARVALTLRLVGGLTMPEIARAFLVQESAMGQRITRAKAKIKAARIPYRVPSAEDLPARVSGVLAVLFLVFNEGYLATGPDADPVRHDLTAEAIRLTRLIRELLPDDGEVAGLLALMLLTEARRTARVSARGELVALPEQDRSAWDAALIAEGQQLVRERLATGAPPGRYQILAAINAVHTSARDVRDTDWCQVVALYDQLVRLDPSPIVALNRAIAVAELDGPEVALAAVDRLRDELAGYHAYHVTRADLLRRLGRGREARAAYDAALALAGNTAETAYLTRRRDQLGESPSTDDDR; from the coding sequence ATGAGCGCAATCGACGTTCAGGACGCGATCACCCGTGCCCACCACGAGGAGTGGGCGCGGGTGGTCGCCGGGCTGGCCAGGCGGTTCGGGGACCTCGACATCGCCGAGGAGGCGGCGGCCGAGGCGTTCGTGATCGCCGTCGAGCGGTGGCCGACCGACGGGGTACCTCCCAACCCCGGTGCCTGGCTGACCACCACCGCCAACCGCAAGGCCATCGACCGCATCCGGCGTGAGAGCAAGCGCGACGACAAGCACCGAGAGGCTCGGATGGTGTCCGACGACGATCCGCTCGAGCCTCTCGGCGCAGTCGAGGACGAACGGCTCCGGCTGCTGTTCACCTGCTGTCACCCGGCGCTGGGGCGGGAGGCGCGGGTCGCGCTGACGCTGCGTCTGGTCGGCGGTCTCACGATGCCCGAGATCGCCCGAGCCTTCCTGGTCCAGGAGAGCGCGATGGGGCAGCGGATCACCCGCGCGAAGGCGAAGATCAAGGCCGCGCGCATCCCCTACCGGGTGCCGTCCGCGGAGGACCTTCCGGCCCGCGTCTCCGGAGTCCTCGCCGTCCTCTTCCTCGTCTTCAACGAGGGTTACCTGGCCACAGGGCCGGACGCCGATCCCGTCCGCCACGACCTGACCGCCGAGGCGATCCGGCTGACCCGGCTCATCCGTGAGCTCCTCCCCGACGACGGTGAGGTGGCCGGGCTGCTGGCGCTGATGCTCCTCACCGAGGCCCGCCGCACCGCCCGGGTCTCGGCGCGGGGCGAACTGGTCGCGCTCCCCGAGCAAGACCGGAGTGCCTGGGACGCCGCGCTGATCGCCGAGGGACAGCAGCTGGTCCGCGAACGCCTCGCCACCGGAGCGCCTCCGGGCCGGTACCAGATCCTCGCCGCGATCAATGCCGTGCACACCTCCGCCCGCGACGTCCGCGATACGGACTGGTGCCAGGTCGTCGCGCTCTACGACCAGCTCGTCCGGCTCGATCCCTCGCCGATCGTCGCGCTGAACCGGGCCATCGCGGTCGCCGAGCTCGACGGCCCGGAGGTCGCGCTCGCGGCCGTCGACCGCCTCCGGGACGAGCTGGCCGGCTACCACGCGTACCACGTGACGCGCGCCGACCTGCTGCGCCGGCTGGGTCGCGGCCGGGAGGCGCGCGCGGCCTACGACGCAGCACTGGCCCTGGCGGGCAACACCGCCGAGACCGCCTACCTGACCCGCCGCCGCGACCAGCTGGGAGAGTCCCCGTCGACAGACGACGACCGGTAG
- a CDS encoding alpha/beta fold hydrolase translates to MTTFVLVHGAWHGPWAWDRVVPLLHAAGARTLAPDLSAPGDRGLRDHVETVVATLAALDTRADEVVLVGHSYAGLVVREAADARPDAVDHVVLVDGWAGHDGASLVSLAPDAFGQAVRAAAEALGDGWRIPAPPPVAFGIDDDGDAAWLAARLSPQPLRTFTEPTRLTGAVDRIPGTALCCRPETYPFERFGDEVGYRTLALDGPHDVMLARPEPLARMLLDTRSFKNRKRAV, encoded by the coding sequence ATGACTACGTTCGTTCTCGTCCATGGCGCCTGGCACGGCCCGTGGGCCTGGGATCGGGTCGTCCCGCTCCTGCACGCCGCCGGAGCACGCACGCTCGCCCCGGACCTCAGCGCGCCCGGCGACCGCGGACTCCGCGACCACGTCGAAACCGTCGTCGCCACGCTCGCGGCCCTGGACACCCGCGCCGATGAGGTCGTCCTCGTCGGGCACAGCTACGCCGGCCTGGTCGTCCGGGAAGCCGCCGACGCGCGCCCCGACGCCGTCGACCACGTCGTCCTGGTGGACGGCTGGGCCGGGCACGACGGCGCGAGCCTGGTCAGCTTGGCTCCGGACGCGTTCGGGCAGGCCGTCCGTGCGGCGGCCGAGGCGCTCGGGGACGGCTGGCGTATTCCGGCTCCACCCCCGGTGGCGTTCGGCATCGACGACGACGGCGACGCCGCCTGGCTGGCTGCGCGACTGAGCCCACAGCCGCTCCGCACGTTCACCGAGCCCACGCGGTTGACCGGCGCTGTCGACCGGATCCCCGGCACGGCCCTCTGCTGCCGGCCGGAGACCTACCCGTTCGAGCGGTTCGGCGACGAGGTGGGCTACCGCACGCTCGCACTCGACGGCCCGCACGACGTGATGCTCGCTCGTCCGGAGCCGCTCGCCCGGATGCTCCTGGACACCAGGTCCTTCAAGAACCGGAAGCGTGCTGTCTAA